TGTAATTCGGACGCGGTGATCTTCTCACTAGAGGCACAATGCGGGATTGGAGTGGTGGTACGGGATGATACAGGTTCCTTTCTATTTTGTAGCATTAGTTTAATTCAAGGAATCAAATAGCCAAAAATTCTAGAAGCATTAGCAGTCCTTACTAGCATGTTGTGGTTATCAAGTCAGTCCTTCAGTCATGTAGAATTTGAAACGAATGCCAAATTGGTAGTAGAGGGTATTCGGTCTACTAAGGTAGATCTGTCAGAGCAACCTCACCATGTCGTCCTCTATTCTTCATGTTCATGTAATGTAACGATTCAAGGGCCATCTGAACATTATCCACCAAAGACTGTCTTGGTACAAAACTAGATTGTGATTCGGAAACAATATTAGGCAATATAATCTTCAACCGAATCGCTAAAACTTTAGTAATGATTTTATACAACATATTACACAAAGAGATAGGCATCAGTTCAGTCATGCTTTTAGGATTCTCACACTTAGGAATGAGAACAATGATCCTATCATTTAGATTCGCAAAAAATTCACCTCGACTTAGCCAACCGTTGCACGCATTGAACATATCCTAACCAATCAGATCCAGTAGTGTTGAAAGAACCTAGAGTTCAACCCATCCGGACCAGGAGTTTATCAGCTTGcatttggaaaaaaaagttGTTTTACATAACTCGAATGAGGCAATTAAAATCGTGTTAGCTTCATCCGACACCAACCCGAGGGAGAAACTAATAATACCATAATCACTAACAGCTGACGGTGTGCAAATAATGAATTGAAATAGGAGGTTATGATATTACCCATCTGTTGTCTGTCTGTGTAGAGTTCCCCGAGTGAGTCCCATAATTGGCTGAGCTTGTTGGTCTTTCATCTGGTCTTGACGCAGGCATGAAAGTACTTCAAGTTGCTGTCACCACCCGCAAGCCAGAAGGCTTTCGAACGTTGTCGTCAAAAGGTCTCCTCGACTTCCAATGAGTGATTCAAATCTTGTTTTGCTTGAAAGAATCGGGCAATGGAGGCAACATCACTTTTGTTCGACAGCTGAGCAATAATGCATTTGCACCCGACAATCTTGCGAGTGAAACGCCCCTTAAAGTTATTCCCCCACTATTCCATAGAGACTGCACATACCGAATGCTTAACCATAACTGAACCTGCCCCGACCTCCCAACACTGCTGACCAAGTTGTCGAACACGTCCTCCAATAACCAGATCATCTCGAATTTAGAGTTACGCTGTGAACGCTCCAAATGGCGAGTAACAGTCCTTAACCCGATCGACCTATGATCTGAATAAGCCGAGACTAGAATGGAGCACTGATACTCTAAGAAACGGTTTACCCACCCTACCAAAGCATAGCAACAATCCCACTTCTCCTAGATCCAGAATTTTGTATCTCGGCTTCATTCCCACGTAAAACCCGCACCCTACATCCTTAATTCAGTGAGCTGGCAGTCCACAATGTGTtccatcttttctttttatcaaaacatctatataaagaaaaaatcaTTGACAGATTTCAAATCTTTGATGATTTTTATCAGTTCTATATTCTATGAGGAAGTAACATTTGGGTTGTTTTGTACTAAAAAATGTACACTAACCCATAATAATGAGATCAAATCCTACAAATAGCCAAGTGAATACAAATCATAATGACATCAGTTGCAGAAAAGGCAAGCTGATGCTTTGATTCTTATAAACCCTGAATCAGgagttacatatatatatatatatacaagtccCAAACAATTACATCTCAACTGATGGATGGATGGCTGGATGCCCAGAAAAAAGAATAAAGCTGAAAATAGTGTTAAGAAAAACACATTCTGCACCGATATTTGTCTCCTCATTCCTTGTTTTTCTTTCTACTTCCTAAATTTCCTTCACCATCAGTCTGCCATTCCAATGGTGTTCATGAATTCAAGTAGATATGTCCCTTCGTCGGTCTTACGTGCTCAAAATTCTGCTGTCTCAGGTAAGTTCTATCACTTGTCCGCTAAATGTAGAGGAAGGAAAATCCGTCCTTTTTCAGGACTCTAAAGACAAGCCAAGATAATGGATGATCATCACCTTCCATGTTTCTTACCTGTGACACATCATATGCTGTTAGTCAGCCTGGTAATTATGCTTCAGGAACTTTATTTCTCAACTATGTTCCTACATCTAATCATTTCACTTTATGAGATTGAAATATAAACATCTGCCATAATAGCATATGATGGTCAATGATGACTTAGGTGCATGTCCTAAATTAACTGCCTAAGTTTTGTTTCCTTGGACAGTGAAAAGTGAAAGCAcctagttttattaattcatgAGATAACAAGGTTGCCAAATTATATGAACAGAATCATGTTTCATGTACCTCTTTGAAACCATGACTTTCGAACAGCCTGTCGAATTTGGCGCTCGTGTCTTTCCAGAAGTTCATCCACTCTATGAGATTGACTTAATAACGGTCCAGAAAAATCAACTTTGTCCCCTCTATCTCGATACCCCTGTTCAAGTCCAGCAAAATGTCAGATACTCAAATGTTGAAATCCACTTTATGCCACAAAAAACACATAATAGTAAACAAGGCAACACATgacaaacacaaaacaaagcAATTAATTATTCAGTTTGCATTCTTAGTGATAAAAATCTCCTGCTTGTGACTTTCAGACCATGACAATATATGTGAAATCACATTTCAGAAAGCTTTATTTTTCCTTTGTTGTTTCCCAACAACAAAAAAGTGGAGAAGAATTATGAATGCTTCTGAAAAAAGTAGGTGTTTTTTTGCTTCTGCAGTAAATAAAAGTTAACCTTTGAAAATTCTGAAACTGGTTGTCCCTGCTGTGGTTTGTTTAGTGAAAATCATTGTCATCTTTGCCCTTAATTCGACAACTAGTGATCCGCATTGAACCTGTTGCTCTGCCTATGTGTTTGTGAAGGAACCAATTGAACCAAAAGCTTAAGCTAATAGTTAGGGTCCAAcaatagcttttattattatctctaagaCATCCCGTGGCTTGAAGGGTGTACAACACAAGCTTATCTTTGTCttgaaatttaattaacaaatgAGGTTATCAGGATTCGAGCTCCGAATCACTTGGTCTAAGAGGCTCCGACTCGAATCACTTGGTCTAAGAGGCTccgataccatgtcatggaaccaattgatcTAAAAGCTTAACCTAATAGTTAAGGTCCAAGAATATCATCTATGACAGTGTTCATCACCAGGGCACCACCAAACTTTTTATCTTTTCTTCataaaaactgattttattttaattcaaaGGTGGGATAAACAAGTCTTTTGTCTATATTCTGAAATTGGAAGAACTAAAATTACGCCAACCCAACAACACATTTCATTAAAATGGGTATTGTACTATGATCATGAATAAAAAAATGTCGAAATTTGGTACTTGCAAATTTAAGGTTATGGCAGGTTACAAGCTTTTTCCAAGAAGTAACACTAAGGCAGATATCACTATTTGATCTTAAGAGAGAAATTGAAGTTAAGTATGATTTTCATGCATACAGACGTACCATATTATTTCTCTTTGCTTCCATTTCCTCTCTTTGATAAAGTGCCACTGATAGTTCTTGTGAATGGTATTCAGAAGCATCAAAGGAATCTGGTCTTTCCAAACGACTCCATTGTTTCTGCAAAGCATGCTTGGAAATCTCATATCTGGCATCCAGGTTATCTCTTGAATCAAAGTTTGTACTTTCTTGCAATGCTGCAGGGGGCTCGACTCCGTTATTGCTGTGCCCTCTTGAAATAGACCTGGCATGATCCCTACGCCTTTTTGCCCATGCAAAGCCACTTGAACTAGAAACCTGTAATGGGCCAGAAAACGGAATGTCTCCTTGAGATGCATTCTTTACATGCAAAACGTCGTCCAATTTGTCAAGTGATGCCTTCCGCGCCTCTCCTCCAGACCTCGGATGTCCTCCCTTCGGAATTTGTATGCTATTAGTAACATTGTTTTTAGCACCTTGCACTTGAGCTGCTGCATTCTGAAGATTACAAAGGAAACAATGAATGTGAATTAGATTCCTCCAAAAGCATGTttcaacacacacacacacacacacacacagagagagagagagagagagagacctcTGCTGGTGCCTGTTTAGGAAGTCCACCAGTTTTTCTGGTTGGCTTTCTTGTTTCCGCACCACGGTTTCTTCCACCACCGGTCTTTTTCCTGAAAATTCCAGTCATAATAGTTAACTGGCAATTTTATAGATTTCTTTCAACTCCAGCAAGATTCTAGTAGATGATATCATTTTCGTTTTCTTGGTTCCCTTAGTGAGAATATAACTGTAAAATGAGCATTCCGATAAAATTTAACAGATATATTTGATCTTCACTAGATTCAATGGCCGTTAGAAACATGAAATGAAACTGCTACCTAAAATTCTAGCCAATTTCTGTGTTTCGCTTTTACTACGACTATGATTATTTACTTGGCTTGGCTTGAGAAGCTCTTAGACAAATTGACACAAGTAATGAAAATGAGAACACTCACCTCCTTGCCTCTTCACGGTTTTTTGCATCAATCTCTTTGCTGGGTGGGTATTTTGGCAGGCTTGACGGCTCACATGCATAAGGTTTTGAAGTGAAATACTGGGAATTTTAGAAGAAAAGAACACTGAATTAGAATAATCCTACTCGCACAAACAATAGGTGGAATTGTCATAGAacttcaacaaaaaaaattgcatGATGATCTTGATCTGGTTATAACTAGAACACAAATGCACTTGACAGCAAAAACCACATGTGAAGAGGTTAGACATAGACTCATTTCAATAGAGAATCAAATATACAACTGAAATGAACCCTACAAGGATATGGTTATATGCAGTAGAACTTGAAAGAATTTTCTGGTTGCtacacaattttttttgtaggagATAGAGATCACCTCAGATGCAAGAGCAGCAGCTGCAGTACCACGTTTGTATGGCTCTACAGATAGAAGTGTTTCTATCAGGTCGACAGCAGGTGTTGGTATATCTTTGAATGTCTCACGAAGAGAGCTATCATAAGGTTGCTGTGGTTTGAACAAAGTTGCATGCGGAAGTTTGGATTTTTTCCAGTATTCATCAGGTGGAGACCCACAAAGCTTGAAGATTTTGTGTAATTGTTCAACCTGGCAAAGGAAGAGCATCCACACTAACTCAAACCAAAGATGAAATAAACCAAACTTGTAATAACTGCTAAAAGCTCTTAATTCAAATGTTGTATTGGTTTGTAAAAGGAAATCAATAACACATCGGTTTCTGATCATCCCAAGTCTACATACAGGATTTATGCACCACACATAAAAGAGGTGTTCATGCAgcaatatatacatacatatataaatgtatatagCACTTTTACCATGTTATTACCTCTGTTCTCCCTTGAAGAACCGGATTTCCTAGGAGAAGCTCTGCAAATACACAGCCAACACTCCACAAATCCACAGATGCTCCATAGTCAGTTGACCCTAGTAATAACTCAGGTGGACGGTACCATAAAGTGACAACGCGACTGGTCAAAGGTTGTCTCTGCCCAGAAGGGCAGAAGTTAGCCAGTCCAAAATCACCCACCTTCAATATTCCATCATTGTTAACAAGAAGATTTGATCCTTTGATATCCCGGTGCATAACACCTTTTGAGTGACAATGGTCAATCCCAGATATCAACTGCTTCATATAGCATTTAatctacaaaataaaataatgactTTCTTACTATTGGTAACACACGAACAACTGTTATGTTTTACAAGCTTTTACTATCATTTAAGAGTCCATTGCTCATGTACAATGGCGGGGATGAATAAATTTATTATGGCAAGCTAAGCATTTGATACTGTAGTAGAATCAAAATAGACTTTCTTTTTAACACCGAAAACAGTATATTAGTGAAAAGGCATTTCCCGGAAAAGGAACAAACCTGTGATTCAGTGAACTTGACATCAGGGCAAGATAAGAGTCCAGTAATGTCATGCTCCATGTATTCAAAGACGAGATATATACTACATGATAAGCGAGAAGTTACTAGTCCATCCAATTTCATGATGTTGGGATGGTCAAGCCTGCGAAGAATTAGTATCTCTCTTGCCATAAACCGGACACTCTCGGGTTCAAAATTATCAAAGCGAACCTTCTTCAGAGCAACAATCCTCCCAGTTTCAATCTCACGTGCTCTAAACACGCTGCTATATGTACCCTGCCCTATCTACAAAATCAAAAGCAATTAAATATCTGTTAAGTTCATTATCTAGTTGAATTAACAGAAAATATCACAAACAGAATGAGGGAAGAATGATGTGTTCGTagcaacataaaaaaaaatggcacCATCACAAGCCACATACTATTTGAAAACTTCAAAAAAAAGACTGCAAATTCCTCAAATGACAGCGCAGTTGCTGTTAAAACAATTGCATAAATAGTACTCTGCCTACTGttccaaatattttgtcagaacatAAAGCGAGGAATTCTGGAAAAAAAGAGAGATACTGGTTAATTCTCATACCCGTGAGTCCATAAAAGGAACCCCATATAAGCACAGAAAGCTACGGTTTGTTTTTTGGTGTATTTAATACCTCAACTGTGTCAACCTAAAAGATCAGAAAATCTTAATTTCTTAAAAGTTATCAATTATGCAAACAGAAAGGAGCATAAAAGTTTCTTTTTCTGGATTTATCCTTGTAAAATTGGGGGAAAAGCTTAATTTTTCAACCATGATCgaaaaattaaaatagaatGATTATTTCACGATCAACCAAACAACATAAAACAAAGCCAAAAACCATTTTCCTATcaacaaaatgacaaaagaaCCGATTTCGCACCAATCACGTCACCCAACTGCATTCAAAAggggaaaaaaagaaaagaaaacgaaTTCTTGAAGTCGTGATTAAGAAATGTGGAAAATGAACGCATGAGACAACCTTCTCCAATTTCTCAAAGGCATCGGACTTAAGGGGGACCCATCCCTGAATAGCTTCACCAGCGACGGCGCTAAGCCAGGCAGGCCAACCGGCGGCGACTTGTTCTCCTTCAATGTACTTGTGCAAATTCCGCAACCTAAAGCTCAAGGACTCACCATTGGAACTGCCTCTACCGGACTCACCCAAATCGCTCCCAGCACAACTGAGTTCCCCATTCTTCTTGTGAGTGCTATTTCCATGAACCTTATGACTGGCCTTCTCATTTTCCGGACCTACGCGTATCCGGCCGGAATTAAAGGCGCCGGAGTGGTCAATGGCAGGAGTAACGGACACGGCCTGTTTGGAGCTGACGCAGCCCatggtgaaaaagaaaaatccagGGAAACCTGGGGAAGGAAATAGGGAGGGGATCCAGAGTCTGAAAGGGAGGAGACAGAAAGCTGGAAAAAAGAAAGTGAAAAGAAAGGGTTTTTATACATCCAAACCCC
The DNA window shown above is from Euphorbia lathyris chromosome 1, ddEupLath1.1, whole genome shotgun sequence and carries:
- the LOC136232584 gene encoding protein IMPAIRED IN BABA-INDUCED STERILITY 1 — encoded protein: MGCVSSKQAVSVTPAIDHSGAFNSGRIRVGPENEKASHKVHGNSTHKKNGELSCAGSDLGESGRGSSNGESLSFRLRNLHKYIEGEQVAAGWPAWLSAVAGEAIQGWVPLKSDAFEKLEKIGQGTYSSVFRAREIETGRIVALKKVRFDNFEPESVRFMAREILILRRLDHPNIMKLDGLVTSRLSCSIYLVFEYMEHDITGLLSCPDVKFTESQIKCYMKQLISGIDHCHSKGVMHRDIKGSNLLVNNDGILKVGDFGLANFCPSGQRQPLTSRVVTLWYRPPELLLGSTDYGASVDLWSVGCVFAELLLGNPVLQGRTEVEQLHKIFKLCGSPPDEYWKKSKLPHATLFKPQQPYDSSLRETFKDIPTPAVDLIETLLSVEPYKRGTAAAALASEYFTSKPYACEPSSLPKYPPSKEIDAKNREEARRKKTGGGRNRGAETRKPTRKTGGLPKQAPAENAAAQVQGAKNNVTNSIQIPKGGHPRSGGEARKASLDKLDDVLHVKNASQGDIPFSGPLQVSSSSGFAWAKRRRDHARSISRGHSNNGVEPPAALQESTNFDSRDNLDARYEISKHALQKQWSRLERPDSFDASEYHSQELSVALYQREEMEAKRNNMGYRDRGDKVDFSGPLLSQSHRVDELLERHERQIRQAVRKSWFQRGKKHGR